The DNA sequence AATGGATAAAATTCCAACCAAAAATAACGACACATAGGGTAGTAAAAGTGTAAAAGGAGCCGCACCTAAGATAGAAATCCAAATAACATATTTTCTTCCGAATTTATCGGTTTTGTATAAGATTAGTTGCGTGGTTTAAGTACTAAATTTAGCAAATAAATCACAGATAGAAAGTCCGCGAGGACTTTCGTAAGTAGGCTAGAAGCAAGCAATTAATTTTATACGTTGTTGGCAACAGTATTATTTCTCTAATATGCCTTTTTCAACACTTTCATCGATTAGTTTTTCGGCATAGTTCCATAACTTTTTCGAGCCATTTTCAATTACTTTTTTCTTTTCATACACAGTTTGATATTTCACTCCAAATTCTTTCCACGTTCCTCCATCGTTTGAAGTGTTCTGTAATAAAGGTTCAAGTCTGTCCATTGATTTTGCGAATTTCGCCTCGTTAGAATTACCATCTTCAAATTCAGTCCAAATTTGGATAAATTCCTCTGCTTGTTTTTTTGGTAACATTCCAAAAATGCGTTCCGCACATTTCATTTCTTCTATGGTGTTATCGTGATTTTTATTTTGGTCGTACAAAAAAGTATCGCCAGCATCAATTTCAACAATGTCGTGAATTAAGACCATTTTTATTACTTTCAATAAGTCAATTTCACAATCTGAATGTTCGCTTAAAACAATTGTCATCATCGCTAAATGCCAACTATGTTCTGCATCATTTTCGCGTCTGTCGCTATTAAATAATTTTGTCCGTCTTTGAATATATTTTATTT is a window from the Pseudalgibacter alginicilyticus genome containing:
- a CDS encoding HD domain-containing protein, whose product is MKTENLLKQIDFIKEIDKIKYIQRRTKLFNSDRRENDAEHSWHLAMMTIVLSEHSDCEIDLLKVIKMVLIHDIVEIDAGDTFLYDQNKNHDNTIEEMKCAERIFGMLPKKQAEEFIQIWTEFEDGNSNEAKFAKSMDRLEPLLQNTSNDGGTWKEFGVKYQTVYEKKKVIENGSKKLWNYAEKLIDESVEKGILEK